AATATGGATGAAGCAATGACGGCAGACCTTGCTCAAAGGTATATTGAGAATCACTTTAATCCTTTAGAAGGAATTAATCAAGGTTTAGCCCAGGGGATGGATCGTGCGGGTGTTTTATACGAAGAGGAGGAGTACTTTATTCCTGAGCTGCTGATGTGTTCTGATGCCATGTATGCCGGCTTAGATGTTTTACGACCCCATTTGCAGAAGCGGGAAGGTGATATCACTCGTAAAGCTGTTATTGGGGTTGTTCAGGGAGATACTCATGATATTGGCAAAAACCTCGTCAAGATCATGTTGGAAACGGTAGGCTTTGAAGTAGCGGATTTAGGCAGAGATGTGCCGCCTATTGACTTTATCGTCAAGGCTAAAGAAATTCAGGCAGACATTATTGCCCTATCTACCCTAATGACAACCACCATGGAAGGGATGCAAGAAGTAATGCAGCTCTTAGAAAAAGAAAAGCTGCAAGAGAAAATCAAAGTTATGGTTGGCGGCGGGCCGATATCTAAAGGTTTTGCCGACAGAATCGGCGCCTACTATGCAGATGATGCTTCCAAGGCCGCAAATTTAGCTTTGAATTTGGTGAAGGAAGGTTAAGACTATGAAGGACAAAATGACTCCTATGGAAAGAGCGAAGGCTATTGCCAGAGGAGAAACAGCGGACCGCTTGCCCTGCAACCCTAATGTAGCTAATGGGGTTGCCAGAGTGTATGGCTGCAAAATATCCGAATTTAATAGTAATGCCCGGCTTATAGCCGATGCTCAAATCGCCTCTTATCGGCGTTTTGGTTATGATGGGGTGAGAATATTCACGGATTTGTTTCCATGGGCAGAAGCAATGGGAGCCAAGATACATTTTCCGGAAGACAATACTGCCGACCTGGCATCTCCTGCCATCAGTGATCTCAGCCAAATTGATAATTTGGAAGCGGCTGATCCCTATAAAGACGGCCGTTTGCCCATTCATATTGAAGCCATGAAATATTTAATCGATGAGTTAGGAAAAGAAGTCCCTTGTGCCGGCGGGATTGTCGGGCCTTTCACTAATGCCTTCTTTTTATTAGGAATTGAGAAGATGAGCAAACTGATTTTCACGAATCCCGGGGTTGTTCATCGCGCTTGCCAGGTTTCTTTAGAAACTTGTCTCAGATATGCTCAGGCGATCATTGATCTGGGTCTTACTCCAACCATTTCTGAACCCATGTCTTCCTGTACCATAGTAAGTCCTAAGCATTTTCGTGAATTTGGCGAACCTTATGTGAAAAAGTTAGTGGAATACATTAATTCCAAAGGGAAACCTGTGACCATGCATATTTGCGGAAAGACCGAAAAGATATGGGAAGATGTGGTGGCCATGGGTATTGCCGGATTCAGTGTGGATAATGTAGTTGATCTGCAAAAATGCAAGGAACAGATCGGAGACAGGGTTAAAATATTGGGACATGTGGACCCCTCAAATGTGATGTATGCAGGCACTCCTGCCGACGTTCGGGAGGCGGTGGTAAAGTGCGTGCAGCAGGCCTGGGATTCTCCCAAAGGCTATGTTATTATGTCGGGCTGTAGCTTGCCTGTTGAAACGCCTTTAAGAAATATTGAAGCTATGATGGATGCCGCTCGGGAGATCGGCTATCCTATCGATCCTGAAAAGCTGGATAAAATGATTTAAATCTCAGAGTCAGCATATACATTAAGTACGTATAAATCCATCTTAAAAAGGGAGTATCTAAATGGTAAAATTAATCATCCTTACCTTTGATGGAACTGTGGTGGATTCAAAGGAAGTCTCCGTCGCTATTTATAACAAACTTGCTGATAAATATGGGACACAGAAAGTCGACGATATCAGGAACATACAGCGGCTTCCTTTACTTGACCGCTTTAAGGCTCTGCATATTCCCCTCTATAAGCTGCCCTTATTTATTGGAGACTTTACTAAGCTTTATAAGCATTCACTTAAGGGCATAAAGATGGTGAAGGGGATGAGAGAGTTATTACTGGGATTGAAAAAAAGTGGCAATCAATTAGCCATTGTTTCATCTAATTCGGAAAATAACATTAGTGATTATTTTCGAGAAGCCCAACTTGAGGTAATCGATACCATCATTTGTTGTACCAGTTTGTTAGGCAAGGAAAAGTATATTAAGAAAGTGCTTGCCATACACAAAGTGCAGCCTTCAGAAGCGATCTTTGTTGGTGATGAATTAAGAGATATTAAAGCTTGTAAAAAATTAGGGATACCTATTATTTGGGTTGACTGGGGATACGATTTGAAGGAGATGATCATTGAGGAACCCCCCGATTATATTGCTCATTCACCCCAGGATATTTTAGAAGTATTGAATTAATAGCCAACATATAATTTAAGGTATATCATGGTACAAACCCTGAGTATTAACTCGGGGTTAAAGTTATCTGTTCTCCTATGAATATTTTACTAAAATGATATTGACAAGTAAGAATAGATTTAACATAATGAAGCGAAATTACTAGTGGTTCAATTTAATGAGGGGTGAATATATGAGTAAAAAGAGAGTGGTCTTAGGGTTAATTATCGTTATTATTTTTATTGGCGGGGTTGCATTTTTTCATGAATTTGGATCTCTATCTATCAATGCAGCCAAGGATAAGGGAAGTGCTGCAGCGGTTACAAGCAACAAGGTTGCAGTGAAAGTCATCACGCCAAAAGAAGCAGCTCAAAGCGATGGCTCATACTATAAAGCAACAATAGAAGCTGATCAGGAAGGGATCGTGTCTTCAAAAAACAGCGGCAAAGTCATCAGTGTATTATTTGATGATGGGAAGCAAGTTACCCAGGGTGAGCCCCTTGTCCAGTTAGATGATCAGGATACAAAAAATCAGATCAAGACCGCTGAAAGCCAGTTAGAGGTTTCTAAAGCTGCTATGCTAAAGACGGAGGCCAACCTGGAGAGTAGTCAGCGATCCTATGATCGTATAAAAACCTTAGTAGAACAGGGGGCTGTTGCCCAAGTTGAACTGGAAAACGCAGAAACTTCTCTGAAAATGGTGAAGGCGGATGAAGCTTCCTGTCAGGCAGCGATTCAAGCAGCACAGACCACTATTGATAATCTGCAAACGACATTGGCTGATATGGTAGTACGGGCTCCAATCAGCGGGGTTATGGATGGGAAAAATGTCAGTGTTGGGCAATTCCTCACTCCGGGAAATGTTTTAGGAACGGTTAAGGATATCGCCTTGATTGATGCTTCTATTGAGGTAGATCAGGCCTTGATTCAAAACATAACAATTGAACAAAAGGCTACAGTAAAGCTTAATGAAGATGATACTGCTTATGAGGGTGTTGTGAAAAGCATTACCCCCTCTGCCGATCCATCCTCTCGCGCCTTTAAGGTGAAGATACAGTTGAATAATGAAAACTTGTCCTTAAGACCGGGGGTATTTGCGAAGGTTATGCTGACGGATGATACTAAAACCCAGAGTTTTGTGATCCCGGTTAGCGTGATTATTGGCAACGAGGGAAATTATTATGTCTACATAAATGATAACGGGGTTGTGAAAAAACAGACAGTAACCGTGGGAAATCTGGCAAACAATCAAGCAGAGATTAAATCAGGCCTAAAAGGAAATGAATCCATTATCTCGACAAACCTCAACATGCTTCAAGAGGGTGATGAAATCACGGTGGTTTCAGAATAGGGGGACAAGGGTATGTTTGTAACAAATATTAGTATAAAAAGGCCTGTATTTATAACCGTTATTATCATTGTGTTCATTGTTGTGGGAATGCTTTGCTATCAAGGATTAAGTATTAATGACATGCCCCAGGCAGACTTTCCCTATGTAACGGTAGCCATAGAACAGCATGGGGTTGCTCCCGACCAGATGGAGACCAATGTAGCTAAGAAAGTAGAAGAAGCCATAGGCCAAATATCCGGTGTAAAGCATATTTATACAAATATCAGTGAAGGGGCATGCAATGTCATCGTTGAATTTGACTTGGCAAAATCGCCGGATGTGGCGGCCCAGGAAGTACGGGATAAAGTCAGTTCTATACGAAAAAGTCTCCCCAGTGATATCGAAGAACCTATTATTGCAAAATATGATTTTTCAGCAACTCCTATCTTATCACTGGCAGTCAGCGGAACCTTGGACAATCGGGCTAAGTCTAAGATCGTAGATGATGTCATCACCAAGAGCCTATATACTGTGAGCGGCGTTGGCTCAGTGAAGGTATACGGCAAAGAAGAAAGGGAAATTAAGATCAAGGTGGATCTGGAGAAGCTGGCCGAGTATGGTTTGGTTCCGGCGGAAATGGTTAGCGCCATTCAGAGCGGCAATCTGGAAGTACCCGCCGGCAAGGTGACAGATGGACAAAGTGAAATATCCCTCCGAACAGATAACAAAGTCAAAAGTCTCGAGGATTTTTACAATATTACCGTTGGAGAACGTTCAGGGCGTGAGATTAAAGTCCGTGATGTTGCCACAGTATCTGACGGAATTAAAGACAAAGACAGTATTTCTTATTATGACGGCAAAGAGGCTATTGGGATCGATATCATCAAACAGTCAGGCTCGAATACAGTGTTGGTATCGGATAATGTTAAAAAACAATTAGATTTTATCAAGGCAAATCTGCCTCAAGGGATGAGCATTGATGTTGTGGCAGATAATTCCGTGTCTATCCGTGACTCAGTAAACGAAGTCGTAAAAACAATCCTTGAAGGTTGTGTACTGGCGATTATTATTGTCTTTGTTTTCTTAAGGGAGTGGGAAAGTACCCTCATCAGCGGAATTTCTTTACCAACCTCCATTGTGACAACCTTTATTGCCATGAAGGTTATGAATTTTTCTCTGAACACTATGTCCCTTATGGCCCTGTCTTTAGCGGTAGGCTTGTTGATTGACGATGCTATTGTGGTGATCGAGAATATTGTTCGACATTTACATATGGGTAAGTCTCCCATGCAGGCAGCCCAGGAGGCAACCTCGGAAATCGGCTTAGCGGTATTGGCAACGACCTTTGCCGTGGTGGCGGTCTTTGTTCCTATCGCCATGGTTTCGGGAATTATCGGCAAGTATTTTGTAGAATTTGGACTCACCGTAGCTTTTAGCATGCTGGTTTCTTTGTTTATTTCTTTCACTTTAGTGCCTATGATGTCTTCCCGATTGTTAAAACCTGAGCAGAAGACGAAAAAGACCTTTGTCGGTCACTTTCTGGACTGGTTTAACGACAAATTTGATTTGCTGGGAACCACCTATTCTAAAATTTTAAAGGTTGTTCTTAATCACCGTCTTATCACTATCATCGTTACCATTATCATATTTGCGGCAAGTATGCGGATCATTCCCATGTTGGGCTTCAGCTTTATCCCATCCACCGACGCTGGGGGTGTTAATATAAGTGCCGGTACGGACTCCGGTTTGACACTGGAGACGGTGGGGGAAAAAGCTAAAGAAATCGAAGCAAAACTCAAAAAGTATCCTGAAGTAACTCATATGTACACCACGGTCAGTTCCGACAAAATTTCAATTTATGCTAAATTAACGGAAAAACAAGAGCGTGAAAAATCCTCACAACAGATTGCTTCAGAAATGAGAGAGGATTTAAAAGGAATTACGGGAATTGAACTGGCAGTTAAAGCAAGTTCTTTAGGACCTAACGAAGGAAAGGATGTCTCTTTTGTAATCATGGGGACTAACATGGAGTCCATGCAGGCTTTCGCGCTGAAAGCTAAACGACTGCTAAGTCAGGATCCCCATGCCAAAGATGTAGCCCTGGATCTTAAAACGGGCAAAACCGAAACCAAATTAGAGATAAACAGGGATAAGGCCTCAGATCTGGGAGTTAATGTATCCCTGGCGGCTGCGACCATCCAGGCGCTATTCGACGGGATTGATGCGGGCAAATTTGAATGGGCTGGTGACAGGTATAACGTACGAGTGTCCTTGCAAGACGATCAGAGAAAGAGCTTAGATAATTTAGATGGGATCTATGTCAATGGCTCAAATGATCAAATGATTCCTCTAGCCAATGTATCGCAAAAAGTACTTTCTACATCCTATTCCACAATCCACCGCTATGATAGATTAGTTCAAATTGAACTTTCTGCTAATGTGGAAGGAATACCCACTGGGGACTTTTTAAACAGTTATACCAACAAGCTGGAGAATGAGATGGAAGTTCCTGCAGGCGTTATTGTCAAGGTTGGGGGAATGAACGAAACCATGCAGGAGGGTTTCAGCAGTCTTGTCACGGCTCTCTTGATGGGCATCATGTTCATGTTCCTGGTTATGGCTATGCAGTTTGAAAGCTTTTTGGACCCCATCGCCATCATGTTCTCTCTGCCAATGGCCTTGATCGGTGCTGTTCTGGGGCTTTACATTGCCGGCAGTGAGCTGAGTATTTTATCTCTCATCGGGATCATCCTGCTGATGGGACTGGTAGCCAAAAACGGTATTTTGCTCATTGACTTTACGAAGCAGAAAATGAAAGCAGGATTCGAGGTCAAAGAGGCACTTATTGAAGCCGGGGCCGTCCGCTTAAGACCTATTCTGATGACAACCCTGGCCATGATCTTCGGCATGATTCCGGTTGCTATTGGTTCGGGTGCTGGGGCTGAAATGCGTGCGCCCATGGGGCATGCCGTTATTGGCGGCTTGATTACTTCAACGTTGTTAACCCTCTTTGTTGTCCCTGTCGTCTACTCATTGCTGGATAGTCTAAAGATGACCTTCCGCAGAAAGGGAAAGAAAACAGTATCCCCTATGTACCCTGGGAAAAGTGCGCCTTTTCATTAATAAATTATAATTTCCCTGGGATTAAAAAAGATCCTATTGCTTTAGTAACTGCAATAGGATCTTTTTAGCCCGGGTGTGTTAATTTTCAGACCCACAGACACTGTGTAAAATCATACCTAAGATGACAAGGCCCATACCGGCTAAGGACCAAAGCGTTGGGTATGCCCCATGAAGAATTATTAATTCTCCCAACAGAGCAAAAATCACTTCTCCTGATTGAGTCGCTTCCACTGCAGCCAGTTTATGTACATCGCCCTTCACCATATCCGTTGCCGAGAAGAAGAGTGTTGTGGCAATGACTCCTGAAGACAGAGCCACGATCAGGCTCTGAGATGCTTGATTCAGGCTGGGAAGGCCAATCTCCGCCATGCCGAGGGCGGATAACACAAACCAAAAGGGAAGGCTGGCCAGTGTCATTCCCAGGACTCTTTGAAAAGTATCAATATCATCCCCGCACACTTCCATCATCTTGCGATTTCCTAAAGGGTAAGCAAAGGCTGCCAGCAGAACGGGAAAAACTCCATAAAAGATGTCCTTGCCGTTGAGTGTCCGGGCCTGCTGGATTTGTATGAGGACTACTCCCATTAAAATAAGCAGGGAAAGGGCTAAGCCGCGCAGAGGTAGGGTAGAACCGATTTTATGGAACCAAGACTTGCCGGCAGTTTCTTTAGCAAAAAAGGGAACAAGGAGGGAACCGGCCACAATGGTAATTTGCCACATGCTGGCAACCAACCAAGCAGGTCCGTATGCTGCTGCAAAACAAAGAGGTGCATAGAATAATCCGAAGCCAACAGTACTCCAACCCAGCCAAGCTAAAGGTCTGCTGTGCAAAGCCGATAATAGAGGTTTAAGATTTCCTCTCGTCATAACAATGATTACCAGAAAGGGTAACATGAAAAAATATCTTAAAACTGCACTCCATACCCAACTCCCGCCGGATAAATCCATAGCCCGATTTAAGACAAAGGTTACTGCAAAAAAGAACGACGCTAATATTCCAAGCAGAATCGACTTCAAACTCATTCCTCCGAACCACTATCATTTAAGCTTATTGAAACAAAATACCGTTAAAACCTTACCCATGTTTACTGTTATTTAAATTTTATCAGGTTGGCTGCTTGCTTAAGTTGCTCATCCAGCACCTTGGCATAAATTCTTGTGGTTCTGGGATCCGAATGGCCAAGAGCATCCTGAACAATGGCCAAGTTGTCTGTTTCGCGCAGGAGCAGCGTAGCAAATGTGGATCTCATCTTATGGACACTAAAGCCCTCTGTGTTATGGCCAAGAGTTTTGAGGATGGTCATGTATTTCGCGATAAGATTTTGCACCGCTCTTTTACTGATGCGCTTTCCCTGCATAGATAAAAAGAGGGCATCAACATCTTGGCGGACATAGCGAGGGCGTTCATTGAGCAAATAATCATTCAGGGCTTGGCCCACATCCTCGTTAAAATAAATAACTGTTTCTTTATTCCCCTTGCGGAGGATCTCAAAATAACCTTTATTAAGATTTGTCTTGCTGATATCAAGGTTACAAAGTTCCGATAAGCGCAGCCCTGTGCCGATCAGCGTAAGAACAATGGCATAATCCCTTTTCTCGGTATAGACGTGATATTTGAGCTGGCCTTCTGATAATCCTATACCAGTTTCCAAAGCATCCGTTAAATCCGCAATCTCGTTAGGCTCCAATGCTTTGGGAAGTTTTTGGTTTATATTAATGGGATCTAGTTTTATGGTAATATCTTTATGTATCATTTCTTCACGAAGCAAGTACCGGTATAATGACCTTATAACGGTTTGTTTTCGGGCCAGAGCACGAGAGCCATTAGCTCGTTCAGTATTGGACCAGCTTAAATAGGACTCAATATGCCGATGACCGACCCTTGCCATGTCTGACAGCTGAATATCTGATGAAGAAGAAGGGAAATCTGGCATTAAGCCGCATAAATACTGGAAAAACATACATAGTTCATAGGTATAGGCAACTTGAGTGGATTTCGATTTATTGGTTACGGCAAGATGGTTAATAAAATCTTTGGCGAATGAGGGAAGAGGGTACTGGTTAAATCTAGTATCCATTATCAAACCTCCAATAGTTTAAGTGTAGTTAATTTGAAGGAGGAAACCATGAATTTAAAGATTCAATTTGATTGTGCAAATATTAATTGGGATTTAGTGTCTGGAACTTTAAAAATGGTTGGCATGGCCACCTATGCAGCGGAAATTCATAAGAAAGCTTTTGAAAATAGCCATACAGTAGTGTTTATTTTTGACGACGACAGATTAATTGGCTTTGGCAGGGCAATTTCAGATGGGGCATATCAAGGTGCCATTTACGATGTAGCAATATTGCCGGAGTACCAGGGTCAAGGGATTGGAAGAATGATTGTGGACAGTATTAAAAAGTCACTTCAAAACTGCAATCTCATATTATATGCTGCCCCCGGCAAAGAACAATTTTATGAAAAGCTTAATTTTAAGAGAATGAAGACAGGGATGGCTCTTTTCTGCAACGCCGCCGACATGCAAAAAAGGGGTTTTACGGAGTAAGGCTTAAGTCACATCATTGTTGTCCTAGGCAGAACAAGGCAAGGGCTTTTCTGGAAGTAATAAACTCAAAAATCGGATCGTAACCAAGCCTCCTAATGCTCTTATTCTTCATAAGCTATAGCAGCTTGAGTTTCAGAAGAGTTTGAAAGGATGAGACCATTGAGCAAGCTGGATATATTGCGGAAAATCCTAGGAGCAGTTGAAGAATCCATGCCTGTTTCTGATGAAAGGACAAACCACAAGGATAATCAGGTTAAGAGCAGGCCTAAAAAATTAACAGACAATCCAGAGGAAGAAGCTATAAGAGCATTAGCCCAAGAATTTGCCAAGGCTTTAAACAACCGTGACTATGAACATTTGGACGGTAGGGCAGAGTACCATCTCTATACTATGAACCACCTGATCGAGCTTGTAAAGAACAATGACGAACAAAAAACCATAAAACTGTTTAATGAGAATAAAATTAAATCCAAGTTTGAAGACTGTGAGTTTATCTCAATTACCTTTAGTACCGACCCAGAGCAAGCGGTAGTTGTTTATAATGTCAGGACCTGCCTTGACAGTGCTGCAGAAAAATTCTTTAATGAATTAAACAAGAACAACAAGACAAATACCATTAAAAGCGGAACTCCTTTCAGCACCGTCTATACCCTTGTCGTGAAAAAGGAAAAGGGAGCTTGGAAAGTAAATAACTTCGAGGCTACGGGGAATTTAAAAGCTTAGTAACATACTAC
This Desulfosporosinus orientis DSM 765 DNA region includes the following protein-coding sequences:
- a CDS encoding corrinoid protein, translated to MSDLKKKFLSELADSVVNMDEAMTADLAQRYIENHFNPLEGINQGLAQGMDRAGVLYEEEEYFIPELLMCSDAMYAGLDVLRPHLQKREGDITRKAVIGVVQGDTHDIGKNLVKIMLETVGFEVADLGRDVPPIDFIVKAKEIQADIIALSTLMTTTMEGMQEVMQLLEKEKLQEKIKVMVGGGPISKGFADRIGAYYADDASKAANLALNLVKEG
- a CDS encoding uroporphyrinogen decarboxylase family protein; amino-acid sequence: MKDKMTPMERAKAIARGETADRLPCNPNVANGVARVYGCKISEFNSNARLIADAQIASYRRFGYDGVRIFTDLFPWAEAMGAKIHFPEDNTADLASPAISDLSQIDNLEAADPYKDGRLPIHIEAMKYLIDELGKEVPCAGGIVGPFTNAFFLLGIEKMSKLIFTNPGVVHRACQVSLETCLRYAQAIIDLGLTPTISEPMSSCTIVSPKHFREFGEPYVKKLVEYINSKGKPVTMHICGKTEKIWEDVVAMGIAGFSVDNVVDLQKCKEQIGDRVKILGHVDPSNVMYAGTPADVREAVVKCVQQAWDSPKGYVIMSGCSLPVETPLRNIEAMMDAAREIGYPIDPEKLDKMI
- a CDS encoding HAD hydrolase-like protein, with the protein product MVKLIILTFDGTVVDSKEVSVAIYNKLADKYGTQKVDDIRNIQRLPLLDRFKALHIPLYKLPLFIGDFTKLYKHSLKGIKMVKGMRELLLGLKKSGNQLAIVSSNSENNISDYFREAQLEVIDTIICCTSLLGKEKYIKKVLAIHKVQPSEAIFVGDELRDIKACKKLGIPIIWVDWGYDLKEMIIEEPPDYIAHSPQDILEVLN
- a CDS encoding efflux RND transporter periplasmic adaptor subunit, which encodes MSKKRVVLGLIIVIIFIGGVAFFHEFGSLSINAAKDKGSAAAVTSNKVAVKVITPKEAAQSDGSYYKATIEADQEGIVSSKNSGKVISVLFDDGKQVTQGEPLVQLDDQDTKNQIKTAESQLEVSKAAMLKTEANLESSQRSYDRIKTLVEQGAVAQVELENAETSLKMVKADEASCQAAIQAAQTTIDNLQTTLADMVVRAPISGVMDGKNVSVGQFLTPGNVLGTVKDIALIDASIEVDQALIQNITIEQKATVKLNEDDTAYEGVVKSITPSADPSSRAFKVKIQLNNENLSLRPGVFAKVMLTDDTKTQSFVIPVSVIIGNEGNYYVYINDNGVVKKQTVTVGNLANNQAEIKSGLKGNESIISTNLNMLQEGDEITVVSE
- a CDS encoding efflux RND transporter permease subunit, with protein sequence MFVTNISIKRPVFITVIIIVFIVVGMLCYQGLSINDMPQADFPYVTVAIEQHGVAPDQMETNVAKKVEEAIGQISGVKHIYTNISEGACNVIVEFDLAKSPDVAAQEVRDKVSSIRKSLPSDIEEPIIAKYDFSATPILSLAVSGTLDNRAKSKIVDDVITKSLYTVSGVGSVKVYGKEEREIKIKVDLEKLAEYGLVPAEMVSAIQSGNLEVPAGKVTDGQSEISLRTDNKVKSLEDFYNITVGERSGREIKVRDVATVSDGIKDKDSISYYDGKEAIGIDIIKQSGSNTVLVSDNVKKQLDFIKANLPQGMSIDVVADNSVSIRDSVNEVVKTILEGCVLAIIIVFVFLREWESTLISGISLPTSIVTTFIAMKVMNFSLNTMSLMALSLAVGLLIDDAIVVIENIVRHLHMGKSPMQAAQEATSEIGLAVLATTFAVVAVFVPIAMVSGIIGKYFVEFGLTVAFSMLVSLFISFTLVPMMSSRLLKPEQKTKKTFVGHFLDWFNDKFDLLGTTYSKILKVVLNHRLITIIVTIIIFAASMRIIPMLGFSFIPSTDAGGVNISAGTDSGLTLETVGEKAKEIEAKLKKYPEVTHMYTTVSSDKISIYAKLTEKQEREKSSQQIASEMREDLKGITGIELAVKASSLGPNEGKDVSFVIMGTNMESMQAFALKAKRLLSQDPHAKDVALDLKTGKTETKLEINRDKASDLGVNVSLAAATIQALFDGIDAGKFEWAGDRYNVRVSLQDDQRKSLDNLDGIYVNGSNDQMIPLANVSQKVLSTSYSTIHRYDRLVQIELSANVEGIPTGDFLNSYTNKLENEMEVPAGVIVKVGGMNETMQEGFSSLVTALLMGIMFMFLVMAMQFESFLDPIAIMFSLPMALIGAVLGLYIAGSELSILSLIGIILLMGLVAKNGILLIDFTKQKMKAGFEVKEALIEAGAVRLRPILMTTLAMIFGMIPVAIGSGAGAEMRAPMGHAVIGGLITSTLLTLFVVPVVYSLLDSLKMTFRRKGKKTVSPMYPGKSAPFH
- a CDS encoding DMT family transporter; this translates as MKSILLGILASFFFAVTFVLNRAMDLSGGSWVWSAVLRYFFMLPFLVIIVMTRGNLKPLLSALHSRPLAWLGWSTVGFGLFYAPLCFAAAYGPAWLVASMWQITIVAGSLLVPFFAKETAGKSWFHKIGSTLPLRGLALSLLILMGVVLIQIQQARTLNGKDIFYGVFPVLLAAFAYPLGNRKMMEVCGDDIDTFQRVLGMTLASLPFWFVLSALGMAEIGLPSLNQASQSLIVALSSGVIATTLFFSATDMVKGDVHKLAAVEATQSGEVIFALLGELIILHGAYPTLWSLAGMGLVILGMILHSVCGSEN
- a CDS encoding tyrosine-type recombinase/integrase — encoded protein: MDTRFNQYPLPSFAKDFINHLAVTNKSKSTQVAYTYELCMFFQYLCGLMPDFPSSSSDIQLSDMARVGHRHIESYLSWSNTERANGSRALARKQTVIRSLYRYLLREEMIHKDITIKLDPININQKLPKALEPNEIADLTDALETGIGLSEGQLKYHVYTEKRDYAIVLTLIGTGLRLSELCNLDISKTNLNKGYFEILRKGNKETVIYFNEDVGQALNDYLLNERPRYVRQDVDALFLSMQGKRISKRAVQNLIAKYMTILKTLGHNTEGFSVHKMRSTFATLLLRETDNLAIVQDALGHSDPRTTRIYAKVLDEQLKQAANLIKFK
- a CDS encoding GNAT family N-acetyltransferase, with the protein product MNLKIQFDCANINWDLVSGTLKMVGMATYAAEIHKKAFENSHTVVFIFDDDRLIGFGRAISDGAYQGAIYDVAILPEYQGQGIGRMIVDSIKKSLQNCNLILYAAPGKEQFYEKLNFKRMKTGMALFCNAADMQKRGFTE